A window of Sphingobacterium sp. SRCM116780 contains these coding sequences:
- a CDS encoding RagB/SusD family nutrient uptake outer membrane protein: MKFTKKIVFLALGAALVLSSCNKDVLDRNQLTSLEDEKGWGNELALRLYANGFYPNYFTGYNTGFATAFAPVTGYNFSDDLTKKNIQDNFENSVPTSRKNQYSSTIALMETPDMLRQYSGPTWSFTYVRRANIFIDRIENKTKPNINDETYRHWTAVARFFRGFEYSRLVEVFGDVPYFDKELKDTDVELMYKDRDSRAVVMDHVYDDFQYVLDNMRANDGKQYLNKYVAASFISRLMLFEGSYLYYHNLDKDRAKKYLEMAQKAAEVVMNSGSYSFTSDFKSLFASEDLSSNKEVILYRAYDSGKSATHSVGSYSNGTEGQGNAANLMLVKSFICNDGQPFQSSSVANANSFSLKDLALTRDPRFEATFYEKPLTSSSTLFYAFKFASREALSYLGKTYPAAWSSNTNTSDAPVIRLAEVVLNWIEAKQILVEGFGAAAVTQGDVDKSINAIRNRPLDAVATAKGVKKTAPLMLGAIANDPARDADVSALMWEIRRERRMEFVFEGLRLLDIKRWKKLNYMDFSKNNDYFLGPWINAAQDIPALLNASKKNLLKVVDANGNTITYDGTNGDQIVGFYRVEDVQNREPFTDRSYMSPVGLEQVNEYSAKGYKLSQTKGW, translated from the coding sequence ATGAAATTTACAAAAAAAATAGTATTTCTGGCTTTAGGGGCTGCTCTGGTGCTATCATCGTGTAATAAAGATGTGCTAGATCGCAATCAACTAACAAGTCTAGAAGATGAAAAAGGTTGGGGGAATGAATTAGCCCTGCGCTTATATGCAAATGGATTTTATCCGAATTACTTTACAGGTTATAATACTGGTTTTGCAACTGCATTTGCGCCAGTAACAGGATATAATTTTTCCGATGACTTAACAAAAAAGAATATCCAGGATAACTTTGAAAATTCTGTTCCCACTTCACGGAAAAATCAATACTCAAGCACAATTGCATTGATGGAAACACCTGATATGTTAAGACAATATTCGGGGCCTACCTGGAGTTTTACTTATGTACGGAGAGCCAATATTTTTATTGATCGAATAGAAAATAAGACAAAACCAAATATTAATGATGAAACTTATCGTCATTGGACAGCTGTGGCTCGATTCTTCAGAGGTTTTGAATATAGTCGTTTAGTAGAAGTGTTTGGAGATGTTCCTTACTTTGATAAGGAGCTGAAAGATACCGATGTTGAATTGATGTATAAAGATCGCGATAGCCGTGCTGTTGTGATGGATCATGTATACGATGATTTTCAGTATGTTTTGGATAATATGCGTGCCAATGATGGTAAACAGTATCTGAATAAATATGTTGCGGCATCTTTTATTTCGCGTTTGATGCTGTTTGAAGGATCATATCTGTACTACCATAATTTGGACAAAGATCGCGCAAAGAAATATTTGGAAATGGCTCAAAAGGCAGCGGAAGTTGTGATGAATTCGGGTAGTTATAGCTTTACAAGTGATTTCAAAAGTTTATTTGCTTCAGAAGATTTAAGTAGCAATAAGGAGGTTATTTTATATAGAGCCTATGACAGTGGTAAAAGTGCTACCCACAGTGTAGGTTCATATAGTAATGGTACAGAAGGACAGGGAAATGCGGCGAACCTAATGTTGGTGAAATCATTTATCTGTAATGATGGACAACCTTTTCAAAGCTCATCTGTAGCAAATGCAAATAGTTTTAGTCTTAAAGATTTAGCGTTAACTCGTGATCCACGATTTGAAGCTACATTTTATGAAAAACCGTTAACGTCGTCTTCTACCTTGTTTTATGCATTTAAGTTTGCATCTCGCGAAGCACTGTCTTATTTAGGAAAAACATATCCAGCGGCTTGGTCATCCAATACCAATACTTCTGATGCTCCTGTCATTCGTTTAGCTGAGGTGGTGTTAAACTGGATTGAGGCAAAACAAATTTTAGTGGAAGGTTTTGGTGCTGCGGCCGTAACACAAGGCGATGTGGATAAATCGATCAATGCCATCCGTAATCGTCCATTGGATGCCGTTGCTACTGCTAAGGGCGTGAAGAAAACAGCTCCTTTGATGCTGGGGGCTATTGCGAATGATCCTGCTAGAGATGCTGATGTTTCGGCGTTAATGTGGGAAATCCGTCGTGAGCGTAGAATGGAATTTGTGTTTGAAGGGTTGAGATTGTTGGATATCAAGCGCTGGAAGAAATTGAATTACATGGATTTTAGCAAGAATAATGATTACTTCTTGGGCCCATGGATTAATGCTGCACAAGATATACCTGCATTATTGAATGCAAGTAAGAAAAATTTGTTGAAAGTTGTAGATGCTAATGGTAATACCATAACTTATGATGGTACAAATGGCGATCAGATCGTAGGTTTCTACCGCGTAGAAGATGTTCAAAATCGTGAACCTTTTACCGATCGTTCTTATATGTCTCCTGTTGGACTAGAGCAGGTGAATGAATATAGTGCAAAAGGATATAAGCTAAGTCAAACAAAAGGTTGGTAA
- a CDS encoding PQQ-binding-like beta-propeller repeat protein yields the protein MMIKRTYLIIIALIFAFSISKGQSFKFAHVTDTHVGSGTGADDLRRTVKDLNTLQGIDFVILSGDITEFGADHELKLAKQILDSLQLPWYVIPGNHDGNWSENGANTFRRVFGGETFFFKHKGFMFLGTNSGPNMRMSPGQIPRENLVWMDSIFNANPDKNTPLIYINHYPQDSSLNNWFEALDRVKTRNVQLALCGHGHTNKMYNWEGIPGVMGRSNLRANKEFGGYNIVTIDSDKATYQERLANGTNLNPWAVIPLKNHHFESDKGSYPRPNYAVNKKYANLVSETWAFQDASDIGAGMALYRDLVITANTSGDIFALDSKTGKKKWSFKTGGKVYSTPAVSNGIVVAGSSDHYIYGLNAENGALKWKIATEKAVLGSPLIHNNTVYIGGSDGVFRALNVTTGQQKWDFKNVKGYVSTLPTFYKGLIIFGSWGNGFYALNAKTGALVWEWNNGQSNRMFSAAACYPVAVNNRVFVVAPDRFMTALDAKDGRVIWREKRDTIRVRESMGLSLDHKYVYVKTMDGDLLGVSARENHMEISWKSTLKLPYELTPSAISTNGKVVFVPSHSGLLSAVDAKSGRLLWQYKISNGMINPLLVVGKNGLICSTMDGKIVKLKF from the coding sequence ATGATGATAAAAAGAACCTACTTGATTATTATTGCGCTGATTTTTGCTTTTAGCATTTCAAAAGGGCAATCTTTCAAATTTGCACATGTGACAGATACACATGTTGGTAGTGGTACTGGAGCAGACGATTTACGACGAACGGTTAAGGATCTCAACACATTACAAGGTATTGATTTTGTTATTTTATCGGGTGATATCACAGAATTTGGTGCGGATCATGAGTTAAAATTGGCAAAACAGATATTGGATAGCCTGCAATTACCTTGGTATGTCATTCCAGGTAATCATGATGGTAATTGGTCTGAAAATGGGGCAAATACGTTTCGTCGTGTTTTTGGAGGGGAAACGTTCTTTTTTAAACATAAAGGATTCATGTTTCTGGGGACAAACTCAGGACCTAATATGCGCATGAGTCCAGGACAAATCCCTAGAGAAAATTTAGTGTGGATGGATTCTATATTTAATGCCAATCCAGATAAAAATACCCCTTTAATCTATATCAATCATTATCCTCAGGACTCTTCTTTAAATAATTGGTTTGAAGCGTTGGATCGTGTGAAAACAAGAAATGTGCAATTGGCATTGTGTGGACATGGTCATACAAATAAAATGTACAATTGGGAAGGCATTCCTGGTGTAATGGGAAGATCTAATTTGCGTGCTAATAAAGAGTTTGGGGGCTATAATATTGTAACAATAGATTCGGATAAAGCAACCTATCAAGAAAGACTAGCAAATGGGACAAACTTAAACCCTTGGGCTGTTATACCGTTGAAAAATCATCATTTTGAATCGGACAAAGGAAGCTATCCTAGACCTAATTATGCTGTCAATAAAAAATATGCAAACCTTGTTTCGGAAACTTGGGCATTTCAAGATGCTAGTGATATTGGAGCAGGAATGGCTCTTTATCGCGATTTAGTTATTACCGCAAATACTTCAGGAGATATTTTTGCTTTAGATAGTAAGACGGGTAAGAAGAAGTGGTCATTCAAAACAGGGGGTAAAGTTTATTCAACCCCAGCAGTGAGTAATGGTATCGTTGTGGCTGGTTCTTCGGATCATTATATTTATGGTCTAAATGCAGAAAATGGTGCATTAAAATGGAAAATTGCCACGGAGAAAGCCGTACTTGGTTCTCCTTTAATTCATAACAATACTGTTTATATCGGTGGATCTGATGGTGTTTTTAGAGCTTTAAATGTGACTACTGGACAGCAAAAGTGGGATTTTAAAAATGTGAAAGGTTATGTGTCTACTTTGCCAACGTTTTATAAGGGTCTGATCATTTTTGGATCATGGGGTAATGGATTTTATGCATTAAATGCCAAAACGGGCGCCTTAGTATGGGAATGGAATAATGGACAATCGAATCGCATGTTTTCTGCAGCAGCTTGTTACCCAGTTGCGGTAAATAATAGAGTTTTTGTTGTTGCTCCAGATCGTTTCATGACAGCTTTAGATGCTAAAGATGGACGGGTTATTTGGCGAGAAAAAAGAGATACGATTCGAGTGCGAGAATCTATGGGTTTATCTTTAGATCATAAATATGTTTATGTGAAAACAATGGATGGTGATTTGTTGGGAGTTTCAGCACGAGAGAATCATATGGAAATCTCCTGGAAATCTACATTGAAACTTCCTTATGAATTAACGCCTTCGGCTATCAGCACAAATGGTAAGGTTGTTTTTGTGCCAAGTCATTCAGGGCTCTTATCAGCTGTAGATGCTAAATCTGGCCGTTTATTATGGCAGTATAAAATTTCAAATGGGATGATTAACCCGCTGTTAGTTGTCGGAAAAAATGGATTAATCTGTAGTACAATGGATGGGAAAATAGTTAAGTTGAAATTTTAG